Part of the Salinimonas iocasae genome, TCAAGTGTGTCATTAACCTTAGCGCGCACCTTGTCAGCAGTTCCAACCGGCACGGTAGATTTGTTAATAATTATCTTGTGGTTATTCATATACGTCGCAACGGTTTCTGCGACTGCTAATACGTATTTCAGGTCTGCAGAACCATCTTCATCGGGAGGCGTTCCAACCGCAATGAAAATAAGTTCACCATGTTCAACACCGGCTTTTGCATCTGTAGTAAATTTCAGATGCCCAGCATCAAAGTTACTTTTTACCAGCGGGGTCAGACCCGGCTCATAAATAGGGATTTCGCCTTTTTCAAGGTTGTCGACTTTGCGCTGATCGACATCAACACAGACCACATCATGTCCGACTTCGGCCAGTACAGCGGCCTGCACTAACCCAACATATCCAATTCCAAATACTGTGACTTTCACAACCTATCCTTAAACACTTTTACTTAAAATGACACAGGCTTCAAAGATTTACCTGTTACTTTATCAAGACAGTTATCAGCTTTGAAAAGCAAACCTATAACATAGTAATCTATTTCTGAATTTTACCAGTACGCCCTGTGAGGCCATCCTTCAGCCCCTGCCACATATAACCACCACGCAGTTTACCCTGCGGGAAATACCACCGGTTTACCAGAAAGCGAAGCGGCAAGGCAGTCAGATGACGACACTTCCAATACACAGGCACGTAGCCTCTTCGGGAAAGGATAAGCACATTTCGTACCTGGTAATAAAGTCTTACTGGTGCACCACGCTTAAAGTTCATGCCAAACAGGCGATGCCTGCCATCTCCCTGACGATGGGGCATAACGACGTTTGCCGCCTTCAGTACGAGGTACCCGTGCCGTTTTGCTCGCCAGCACCACTCATGATCAACACCATCAATAAAAAGGGCGCTCTCTTTTTTGCCAATACGCTTATAGGCCAGTGTATTTATGATCATGCCAGATGCGATAATCTGGCGGGTAAGAATATGATTGTCGGTCAGATAAGTCTCTTTACTTGCCCGGGCCTTCACCTGTTTGTTGTCAAACTCACACAGAACTTGCGGCCCGATACATGCGAGCTTTTCAAATTGTTTAGCAGCAGTGTTATATGCATCAAGCAATTGATTCAAAAACGTGCCGGTTAGCTGGCTGTCCTGGTCAAGTAGTAATACCGCTTCAGCGCCCTCGGCGATGGCCTGATCTATTCCCTGATTCTGCGCTTCAGCGATGCCGGCATTTTCAGGGTTGTGGATGTAATGATTGGCCTCATCGGATATCACAGGGAGTCGGTCTGGTGAGTTATCGACCAGGATAACGGGCCAGTCTACTTGGCGAAGTGCCTTGAGCATCAGGGTAAGATGCTGAGTATCTGGATGGTAGAGGATTATTACAGCAGCAATATTCAATGTTTTACAATTTTTTCCAATAAGATTCGATCAAATTTGTACGCCCACTTCACTACACGAGCGGGCATCAGTCGCAATCCCAGAACTGCCAGTGCATAAAAGGTATTTAAAACAGAATATCGATGAAGTTTGCGCATGGCAATAAAACGCGCTTTAAATTCGTTTAGAGACTTCGTTAATCCGCGACGCTTGTAAAAGTCATTGACTCGCCGAAACCGGAGTAGCTTCTCGCGCAAATTACGAAACTGATAACCTTGTGCAGCCAGATCTATCCAAAGAAAATAGTCCTGTGTGTTTAAACGCTTTGCATCATAACGAAAGCCATCATGAAACACTTTCATGCGAATAGCGACGGTGGGATGGTTCACCGTACAGCGTCGAGGTAGCATTCGAACAATAATGTGGTGGGAGGCTGGCATTACCCTGGCACCGACAGGATCGCCAGACTCATTAACTTCAGTTAGACCAGTACCCAGAATATCTACCTCTGAATGTCCATCCAGAAACGCAACCTGCTTTTCAAGGCGTTCGGGCAAACAGGCATCGTCAGCATCCATGCGGAAGAAGTAATCAATACCCAGTTGCGTGACGGCCCACTCTATTGCCAGGTTCATACTCGCCGCCAAACCGATATTGTGACTGTTCTGCGCAACAATTATACGCGAATCACGCTGAGCAAACGCCAAAAGCATGGCCGTCGTTGCCGCTGGCACGCTACCATCAACAATAATCAGAAAGGTAAAATCGGCGTATGATTGCTCGCAAACGCTTTTGATTGCATCGTGCACCCACTCGGGTTTATCCGCCTCGTACGTCGACATGGCAACGAGCACCGGCGATTTGCACTGGGCAGGCGCTTCACTGATAAACTTAAAGGTATTGTTTACTGAATCGGGCACAAAATGACGTTACTGGCTGACAAAGGGCTGCAATAATACACGAGACGTCGAAAAGATGGAAACGGGAGGTGTTACGCTAGTTTTTTAAACTTTCTAATCATACGCCAGATATTCTGGATGATGTAACTGTATACCATGAGCAGCGCTATAAACCCGAAGAACATCGCCCACTCAGGAACAGCAAATACTTCGCCCAATACGCCAATCAGGCAATAAATACTGCCCATAAAAAGAATGGCGACGAGCGCCTGATTCGAAGAAAGTCCAGCGCGCATAAATATGTTGTGAAGATGTTTGCGGTCAGGCCGTAATACAGATTGCCCTTTGCGGGCGCGGCGATACATTATCGCGGCCATATCCATAAGTGGCAGGCCGATTAACCATACAGCTGTAATGGGTCGAAATGCCGCTTCTGTACCCTGAGCATGGTCAACCAACAGCCATACGATGGTTAATCCGACAAACATACTACCGGCATCACCCATAAATATTTTATTGCCCCGGAATCCTTTCCAGCTCAGATTGAATGCCAGAAAAGGTACGATGGCAGCGATAATGATCAATGGCTCCATTATTGCCCCGCCATTGCCCGCCAGTAAAAGGAGACACACTACCGCCAGCAATACAACCAGGCTCATTCCCCCGGCCAGACCATCTATACCATCAATCATGTTGAAGGCATTGATTACACCCACAACACAGACAATCGTAAAGAAATAACCGGCGAGTCCGAGATCGACATCGCCAATGGCAAACAAATTTCCCAAGGAAGTAATGTAGTTCTGCGCGCTCCAGGCCATGATGGCTGCAACGCCAAACTGGCACATTAACCGCCCCTTCGCACTTAACTCGAACCGGTCATCAAGCATGCCTAATAAGACAATAAAAGCGGAAGCAGTAAAAAACAGAGGATTGTTCTTCATCCACACATCAGTGACGATACTGGCAACCACAACCGCCATAAAAATAGCTACACCACCCGTTAACGGTACCATGCCATGATGGCGTTTTCTTATATTAGGCTGATCGACCAACCCAAACTGATGAGCCAGTGGTGTCATGACTACCAATAGGATTAACGCCACAAAGAATGCGGTGAATAATGGGACTATTTGAAGGTAATCGAACATGCTAAGAAAAATCCATTGTCAATCAGGTGCCAGAAAAACCACAACGCTACGACTTCAAAATGTTGATTCAGCGTAAAAAAATCCATTAAAAGCGATTGTTGTTTTTCTCCAAAGCTCAATTATTGTCAGCGCACAGAAATGAAGAAGCGGCTTTGGTAGGCCAATAATAATAAACATTCTTTAATCTGACCACCTTTTTTGTGAAAGACCAAACCAATAATTAAACGGCGTCCCAGTAGAAATCTGTTTCTTAGCACGCTTTGAATTTTTTCACCCGGGGTGAAATTTACGATTTGTATGGTATTCTATCGCCCAATTTAATACAGGCCTTGCGTTAACTTTCATGAATGCGAAGAAAAATTGCTACGTCGCGCTGATATTTACAGGAAGCGCGTTGCTTTTCGGGTGTGCCTCGGCGCCCGGTCCTGTGGTGGCCGATGTACCGCTCGTCCACCCTAATTACGCGCTCAAAAATCAGGGGCAGGTTGTGAGTATAGCCCCTATGAAAACGCTTTCCGCAGGAGAAACTATTGCGATCAGTGACTCCTCTTGGGAAATAGGACAGCAATATTTTTCGGCCTCTCGCCAGCATTGTTTCGCGCTGCGTCAGGTTGCAGCCAGTCAGCAACACGCTGTTAGCGAAGCGCGACTGTGCAAAAGTGATTCTAGCTGGATGTTCTACCCTTCGGTTTTAGCCAACAGTTTGACCGGTAAATCAGCAGCCAGATAAATGGTGAACAGTAATTCTATGAAACAATTTGTTATTCTAAGCACGACACTTTGGCTGTTGCTATCATCAACTGTGAATGCTCAGTCGCTGGCCGATCTGCAACAGTTACGTCAGCAGGCACAGCAGTCTGGCCAAAACACCGCGCCTGGTCAGGCTCAGACACAGGCAGCCCCAGCTAATGTTGCCCCGATGTCGCTATCAGGCCCCCGAACAATCACAAGCATGAATGGCGGCTTACCGCAAAACGGCCAGTACTATAATCAATCGCGACAGGGACAGCCGTTACCCGGTGAGCCAACCATAGACTCTGTTTTTCCTGAGCAAATGCCGATGGAAAACCCGCCCTATGCTGCAAATCTGTTTATTGGTGGTTTCGAGTCAGAGCGGGCCGACGGGCTAAATGATAACTATCTGATTGCTCAGGGTGATAAGATTTCCATCTGGATGTGGGGCGCGGTTAATTTTGCCGATGTCGTGACTGTTGATAATCAGGGTAATATTTTTATTCCCAACATAGGCCCGATTCATGTGGCCAATACGCCGGCAGGTTCCGTGAACAGCCGTGTAACCAGCCGAATCAAACAGGTTTATACCAATGATGTCAGTGTATATGTAAATTTACTTACCTCTACACCTGTATCTGTGTTTATCACCGGCCCCGTGCTTCGCCCCGGCCAGTATGCAGGTCAGGCCTCCGATAGTGTTTTATATTTTCTCAAACGAGCGGGCGGCATCGATTTTCAGCGTGGTAGTTTTCGGAAGATAGATATCAAAAGACAAGGTGAAATCATCGCTTCCGCGGACCTTTATGATTTTATAAAGAACGGAAAGCTACCGGATGTTTCTTTCAAGGATGGTGATGTCATTATGGTTCGCCCCGTTGGTGCCACTATCATTGTTGAAACCGGCGCGCGAAATAGTTTTACCTTTGAATTTAACGATAATGAACTCGATGGGAACAACCTTACCGAATACGCGACACCCAGAGATTTTGTCAATCAGGTTTCAATAGCCGGCGTTCGTGAGGGCAATCAATTCTCGCGATACCTTTCGCTTAATGCCTTTGAAGATTTTCCATTACGGGCGGGCGATACCGTAGAATATATTGATGATCATGAACAGAAAGTGTATCGCATAAATATTCAGGGCAGCCACACCGGTCCCTCTCAGGTAATGGTTGATAAGGGAACGCGTTTACAGGAAGTGCTAACTTATATCCAGGTGAATCAGAAGCTTTCCGACATTGATAACATTTTTTTGTTGAGGGAAAGTGTTGCTCAGCAGCAGAAGGAAATTCTGGACCGGTCATTGAAACAGCTTGAAAGAAGTATTTATACGGCACCGATCAGTTCTACCGGCGAAGGTGGCATCCGGGTTCAGGAAGCACAGCTGGTCTCCGATTTTATTGCTCGTGCTCGTGAAGTCGAGCCGCTAGGAAAGGTCGTTGTTTCTGAGGGCGACCAAACCGCCAACGTGTTACTTGAACCGAACGACACAGTAGTAATTCCAGCTGTAACCGATCTTATTCAGATTGGTGGCGAGGTGATGATGCCGCAAGCAGTAGTATTTAATCCTGAGGCCACGGCCGCAGATTATATCGCCTGGGCAGGCGGATTTACTCAGCGCGCTGATGATGAGCGTATTCTGGTGATCCGTAAGAACGGATTGGTTGAATTCGATCAGATTAATGGTGCAGTCTTCGATGAAGATGAAGGCGAAATTGATCTGAGGCCGGGCGATCAGGTTATTGTACTGCCTTCTATTGATGTAAAATCCTTGCAGGCAGTTAAAGACATCACACAGATTATTTATCAGATTGCTGTTGCAGCGAATGTAGCGCTCGACTAAAGATGATCACCTTTAAAGAACAGCTGTTAGCGTGGCGACGCGTCATTTTCGCGTTGTTTTTGCGCGAACTGCAAAGCAAATTTAATGATAAACTTGGCTTAGGCTGGGCTTTTTTCCAGCCTTTCCTGTTTATTTTCGCTTTGTCATACGCGCGAAGCCTGATATCCGGCTCGACGGTTCACTCTATGCCTATCTTATTTTTTATGCTGATAGGCATGCTTTATATCCAGTCATTTCTCACATCACTAGGACCTGTTGCAGGAGCAATAAAGAAGAACAAGCCTCTATTCGCATTTCGACAGGTGCAACCTATATCAGCTGTCATTACAGCACTGGTCACCGAGTTCTTGATAAAAGTCGGTGCCTTAATATTGCTAATCCTGACGCTTTATCTTATCGATATCGATATAAGGGTTGATAACCCACTGTTATGTATCTATCTTTTTGCGTTGCTATGGGCTTTCAGTGGCGCGGTTGCTCTGATTTTCGGTATCGCTGCCACTTATCTTCCTGAAATAGATAAGATAAAAATGTTCATTCAGCGTCCTTTGTTTTTTATTTCCTGTGTATTTTTTAGTTTGCAAGATGTGCCCGAAAAATACTGGCCGTATCTGACCTGGAATCCGATGGTGCATTTTATCGAGTTGACGCGCTACTCTGCGTTTACCTCCTACGGAAATGCTGGTGTTAGCATCGGATTTGTAACATCCGTTACCCTCGTGCTGCTTTTTTTCGGGCTAGCGCTCTATCACCTGACATGGAAGAAGGTGCTTGCTCGATGATTAAAATTGAGAAGCTCACTAAAAGCTACCCAAGTCGCCTCGGACCTCAGTATATCTTTAAGAATCTGAGCTTTTCATTTCCCACCGAAAAAAATGTCGCGATCCTGGGTAAAAACGGCGCTGGTAAATCGACATTGTTTCGCTTGCTGGCAAAAAGTGAGTACCCGGATCGTGGGCGCATTATCACTAATCGTTCCATGTCATGGCCGGTAGCACTGCAGACCGGTATTCATCCTCAGATGACTGGGCGGGAAAATACGCGGTTCATCGGAAGAATTAATAATGTACGTTCATTAGGTAAATACGAGCGCTATGTTCAGGAATTTGCAGAACTTGGAAAAAAGTTTGACCTGCCAGTTAAGACATACTCATCGGGCATGCGTGCAAAACTCGTTTTTGCCTGCTGCATGAATATTGATTTCGATGTTTATCTGATTGATGAGGCTACCTCTGTCGGCGACCCGCTATTCAGGAAAAAAGCCAAAGCGACTCTGAAGGAAAAAAGTCAGACTAGTGGTGTCATTATGGTCAGCCATGAGCTTGATCAAATCAGAGAATACTGTAATTCAGCAGTTCTCATTGATGACGGCAAACTTCGTTATTACGATGACCTCGAGGCAGGTATTGATGCTTACACCAACCCAGCCCCCAAACAAAGGTAACTGATTCGTGCTTAAGAAATCACAAAAAAAACTTAAGATGATTACGCAAAATGTTGCGAAACTATTTTTTGCTGCCTGGGTAATATATGCACTATATCTGGTGTTACTCGCAGCGCCACGCTACGAAAGTCAAAGCCAGCTGATTATCAAGACCTCGGACGGTGGCAACTCATTTGATCCGACCTCTATGTTGATGTCTACCGTGACAGATGCGCCATTGTCTACCGACAGCATTCTGGTGGAATCGTTTATATTATCCCGGGATATGTTTGATTACCTCGTTGAAGAACACAGTCTTATTGAACAATACAATTCAGACGAGGCGGATTTTTTCAGTAAGCTGGCGCTCGGTAGTACTAAAGAAGATATGTTTCAGTACTACCTCGATCATATCGATGTATCGGTAGACTCAGAGTCTGCCGTTATCACGCTTAAAACTCAGGCGTTTAATCGTGAATACGCCCATACCCTGAATCGTGCCATCATTGAACATGCCGAAAAATTTATAAACCAGATCAATAATGATTTAGCGAAATCCAAGCTGACATTTGCCAAAAATGAACATGATGTGGTTGAAGAGAAGCTACAGAATGCTAAACAGGAACTGCTGTCTTTTCAGTCGCAATACAATGTACTCGACCCTACTGCAGAAGGCGCAGCATCTCAGCAAATCGCCTTTTCTTTAGAAGCAACACTGGCGCAGAAACAGGCAGAATTACGTACACTGTCAGGAATGATGAGTGAACTGGCACCAGAAATGAAAAATCTTAAGCGCCAGATTTCTGCGCTACAGGATGCCGTCAGTCAGCAAAAAAGTGATTTAAATAAAGCGGCAGTTGATGAGAACAGTGATATTTCAATGACTGAGCTAATGGCTCAGTACAGTAATCTGCAAATCCAGCTTCAGCTTGCTATACAGGCGTACTCGTCCTCACTGATGACGCTGGAGAGTACTCGGGTAAAAGCTTACGAGAAAATTCAACATCTTGTAACAATTGAAAACCCAACCCAGCCTGATGCGAACCAATATCCCAAGGTTGTTTATAATCTGACGCTGTTTGGCGTTATTCTTTTTCTCATCTATGGCATCGGGCGCATTGTGGTAGCCACAATAAGAGAGCTTTAAGTTGTAGACTAAAAGGTGTCAACCAATCCTCACGCTACTCAGCGAGTGTGAGGAGGCTTTTCACCCCGTCTTAACTTGTGTATCGGTTCAGCCTTTAGTATAACGACGGTACTTTTGAGAACATTCAGGTCACGTAATCCGCGCAAAGCGCTTTACGTTTCGTTTTCGAACTTATAAATACAATAATACGGAATCTCATTGTGACAACAAAATCAACAAACGATACGCGCTTCTTTGGCCATCCAGGGGGGCTACAGACGCTATTTTTCACTGAAATGTGGGAGCGCATGAGCTACTACGGTATGCGCGCGCTTCTGGTTCTTTTTATGACGGCTTCACTGCAAGAAGAAGGTCTGGCATTTACGGTCGCTTCGGCCACCGCGATCTACGGGCTGTATACCGGCGCCGTTTACTTTATGGGCTTACCCGGCGGATGGATAGCCGACCGCCTGATTGGTAGTCAGCGTGCAGTCTGGTATGGCGGCATCATCATCATGTGTGGCCACATTGTGCTGGCTATTCCAAGCCATAGCACCTTTTTCATAGGCCTCATTCTGGTCGTCCTGGGTACAGGTCTTTTAAAACCTAATATAAGTGCGATGGTTGGCGGTCTTTATTCTGACAATGACGCCCGTCGCGATGGTGGTTTTACTATCTATTATATGGGTATCAATCTCGGCTCACTCATCGGCTATGGTGTATGTGGCTGGCTGGCCCCTAATATGGGTTATCACTGGGCATTTGGTGCCGCCGCGGTAGGCATGGCAATCGGTCTTGTTCAATACAAGGTGACCCAAAACCGTTTAGCAGGTAATGGCGACGAGCCAGCCACTGCCCTTACTCCAAAGGTCCACAAGGCCGGCTGGACGGGTATTGGTGTATTCCTGGCGGTGCTGGTCGGCGTAACTGCCGCAACCACAATGGGCGTACTGGTTATTGATCCTGTTGAATTGGCTAAATATGTTGCCGTCGCCTTTACGGTTATTTTTCTGGTTTATTTCGGCGGTATTTTCTTTTTCGGCAACTTAAATGAAGCTGAGAAAAAACGTATGGGCGCACTATTTTTAATTTGTGTTGCCTCCGCGTGCTTCTGGGCCGGTTTCGAACAGGCTGGCTCATCGCTTAACCTGTTCGGGCGTGACTATACTGACCGGATGATTGGTGCATTTTCAATTCCACCCGCATGGTTCCAGTCAGCTAACTCAATCTTTATTATCATCCTGTCGCCCTTCTTTGCTGCGCTATGGGTAAATCTGGGTAAACGTATGCTGGATCCTTCTTATGGCGCAAAATGCGCTGTGGGTCTGATCATTATGGCAACCGGCTTTATCGTAATGTTTTTCGCGGCTCAGCTTGCTGCCAGTGGCTTAAAAGTCGCGCCTTATTGGTTAATTATGACGTACTTCCTGCACACTGTTGGAGAGCTTTGCCTGAGCCCTGTGGCACTTAGTGCTGTTAGTAAATTGTCTCCAAAACGATTTGCGGGCCAGATGATGGGTGTCTTCGTATTAACTTATTCTATCGGTAACGTAATTGCCGGCTTGCTTGCAGGTAACTTCAATCCTGATCGCCTGGATACGATGCCCGATCTGTATATGCAAATTAGTCTTTTCAGCATCGCTATTGGTATCGTGGTGTTATTGCTGTCACTTAAAACCCGTCACTGGGAAGCACTGGCAGACAAAAGACATGAAGATGAGCCTCACCCTGTTTCACAGCAAGGCTAATAATTATCGGTTTATTGACTGATAATTAAAATTACTCAACATTGTTAAGCCGTCACATTTGTGACGGCTTTTTGCTAAAAAGGTGAGCCATGAAGCTTTATTTTTTCACCAAGAATATCCCGGGCTTAAGCAAGATGAGCCTTAAACAGCGTATGACTCTCCTTGAGGATGCTGGAAAGCGAATGAGCGTCCCCGAGAAAACACTTCTAAACGTGCTTAAGCTTTTAGTTATAGTGCCGGTGTTTGTATTTATATTGCGCACTGCCACAGACTGGACATCATTGGTGTGGGCTTTTCTGGTATTTTTACTGTATCCCATAGTGGTTAAGCCGCTTCAGTACTCACTAAGCGCTAAATACATTAAATTGCCTGATAATACGTCATCCCCTAAGGAGTAAAGATGAACACCATTCTGGTTACCGGCGGCGCCGGTTATATCGGTAGTCATACGTCGCTGCAACTACTGGAAAACGGCTTTAACGTTGTTGTTCTGGATAACCTTGCAAATTCAAGTGCTGAGTCATTGAAGCGTGTCGAAAGTCTCACTGGCAAGTCGCTGACTTTTATTCAGGGTGATATTCGCGATGGTGACCTGCTTAATGACCTGTTTAGTCAGCATGATATCGACGCAGTTATTCACTTTGCGGGACTAAAAGCGGTTGGTGAGTCAGTACAAAAGCCTCTTGATTACTATGAAAACAACGTCTACGGTACGTTGACGCTATGTAAAGCGATGCGCCAGCACAATGTTAAGAATCTGGTCTTCAGCTCTTCAGCGACTGTCTACGGCGACCCTGCCACGCTTCCATTAAAAGAAGATATGTCTACCGGGCATCCTACCAACCCTTACGGCATGTCTAAATTAATGGTAGAGCATGTTCTGACCGATTTATATCAGTCAGATGCAGCGTGGAATATTGTTTTGCTTCGTTACTTTAATCCTGTAGGTGCACACGAGTCCGGAAAGATTGGCGAAGATCCGAACGGCATTCCGAACAATCTGATGCCCTATATCTCCCAGGTGGCTACCGGAAAGCTTGAGCAGCTCAGTGTCTTTGGTGATGATTATGATACGAAAGACGGCACAGGCGTTCGCGACTATATTCACGTGGTTGATTTGGCCAATGGCCATTTAAAAGCACTGGATCGCATTGAACTCAATATGGGGCTAGATATTTATAATCTTGGCACCGGTCAGGGTTACTCTGTACTGGAGATGATCAAGGCCTTTGAGAAAGCGTCAGAAAAAACCGTCGACTATAAAATTGCCCCTCGCCGTGAGGGCGATGTGGCAGCGTGCTATGCAGATCCTACTAAGGCGGCAAAAGAGCTGAACTGGCATGCTGAGAAAGGTTTAGAGGATATGTGCAACGATGTCTGGAAATGGCAGTCGGCTAACCCGCAGGGCTATAAGGCGTAGCAAGAGCTTAAAGTTAAAATAGCAATAAAGCCCGGTTTCACCGGGCTTTTTACTTTATAAAGTTTTACTTTACTCAATGGGTCACTGGCGTGGTATTAATTATCACCATCGCCCAGCAGTGACTCAAAATCATCAAAGTTTTCTTCCTGCTCTTCAGCATCCATTTGATCGGTACCCACTTCACCATCTGTCACTCTGAATTTCAGATTCTGGAAATAAGCGTTTTTAACAAACGAGTATTGGTCGAAAGATTGCTCCAACTGCTGCTCCTGATCAAGAAGTGCAGCTCGGCCTTCTAACAGAGAAATTACAATCGTTGCGATATTAAAGTTGGTATTCAGAATAGTGTTCGGATAGGTATAACCATCAGCTACACGGCCACCGAAAGTGCGCGGGT contains:
- a CDS encoding glycosyltransferase family 2 protein yields the protein MLKALRQVDWPVILVDNSPDRLPVISDEANHYIHNPENAGIAEAQNQGIDQAIAEGAEAVLLLDQDSQLTGTFLNQLLDAYNTAAKQFEKLACIGPQVLCEFDNKQVKARASKETYLTDNHILTRQIIASGMIINTLAYKRIGKKESALFIDGVDHEWCWRAKRHGYLVLKAANVVMPHRQGDGRHRLFGMNFKRGAPVRLYYQVRNVLILSRRGYVPVYWKCRHLTALPLRFLVNRWYFPQGKLRGGYMWQGLKDGLTGRTGKIQK
- a CDS encoding glycosyltransferase, coding for MPDSVNNTFKFISEAPAQCKSPVLVAMSTYEADKPEWVHDAIKSVCEQSYADFTFLIIVDGSVPAATTAMLLAFAQRDSRIIVAQNSHNIGLAASMNLAIEWAVTQLGIDYFFRMDADDACLPERLEKQVAFLDGHSEVDILGTGLTEVNESGDPVGARVMPASHHIIVRMLPRRCTVNHPTVAIRMKVFHDGFRYDAKRLNTQDYFLWIDLAAQGYQFRNLREKLLRFRRVNDFYKRRGLTKSLNEFKARFIAMRKLHRYSVLNTFYALAVLGLRLMPARVVKWAYKFDRILLEKIVKH
- the wecA gene encoding UDP-N-acetylglucosamine--undecaprenyl-phosphate N-acetylglucosaminephosphotransferase → MFDYLQIVPLFTAFFVALILLVVMTPLAHQFGLVDQPNIRKRHHGMVPLTGGVAIFMAVVVASIVTDVWMKNNPLFFTASAFIVLLGMLDDRFELSAKGRLMCQFGVAAIMAWSAQNYITSLGNLFAIGDVDLGLAGYFFTIVCVVGVINAFNMIDGIDGLAGGMSLVVLLAVVCLLLLAGNGGAIMEPLIIIAAIVPFLAFNLSWKGFRGNKIFMGDAGSMFVGLTIVWLLVDHAQGTEAAFRPITAVWLIGLPLMDMAAIMYRRARKGQSVLRPDRKHLHNIFMRAGLSSNQALVAILFMGSIYCLIGVLGEVFAVPEWAMFFGFIALLMVYSYIIQNIWRMIRKFKKLA
- a CDS encoding polysaccharide biosynthesis/export family protein; the encoded protein is MKQFVILSTTLWLLLSSTVNAQSLADLQQLRQQAQQSGQNTAPGQAQTQAAPANVAPMSLSGPRTITSMNGGLPQNGQYYNQSRQGQPLPGEPTIDSVFPEQMPMENPPYAANLFIGGFESERADGLNDNYLIAQGDKISIWMWGAVNFADVVTVDNQGNIFIPNIGPIHVANTPAGSVNSRVTSRIKQVYTNDVSVYVNLLTSTPVSVFITGPVLRPGQYAGQASDSVLYFLKRAGGIDFQRGSFRKIDIKRQGEIIASADLYDFIKNGKLPDVSFKDGDVIMVRPVGATIIVETGARNSFTFEFNDNELDGNNLTEYATPRDFVNQVSIAGVREGNQFSRYLSLNAFEDFPLRAGDTVEYIDDHEQKVYRINIQGSHTGPSQVMVDKGTRLQEVLTYIQVNQKLSDIDNIFLLRESVAQQQKEILDRSLKQLERSIYTAPISSTGEGGIRVQEAQLVSDFIARAREVEPLGKVVVSEGDQTANVLLEPNDTVVIPAVTDLIQIGGEVMMPQAVVFNPEATAADYIAWAGGFTQRADDERILVIRKNGLVEFDQINGAVFDEDEGEIDLRPGDQVIVLPSIDVKSLQAVKDITQIIYQIAVAANVALD
- a CDS encoding ABC transporter permease, which codes for MITFKEQLLAWRRVIFALFLRELQSKFNDKLGLGWAFFQPFLFIFALSYARSLISGSTVHSMPILFFMLIGMLYIQSFLTSLGPVAGAIKKNKPLFAFRQVQPISAVITALVTEFLIKVGALILLILTLYLIDIDIRVDNPLLCIYLFALLWAFSGAVALIFGIAATYLPEIDKIKMFIQRPLFFISCVFFSLQDVPEKYWPYLTWNPMVHFIELTRYSAFTSYGNAGVSIGFVTSVTLVLLFFGLALYHLTWKKVLAR
- a CDS encoding ABC transporter ATP-binding protein — its product is MIKIEKLTKSYPSRLGPQYIFKNLSFSFPTEKNVAILGKNGAGKSTLFRLLAKSEYPDRGRIITNRSMSWPVALQTGIHPQMTGRENTRFIGRINNVRSLGKYERYVQEFAELGKKFDLPVKTYSSGMRAKLVFACCMNIDFDVYLIDEATSVGDPLFRKKAKATLKEKSQTSGVIMVSHELDQIREYCNSAVLIDDGKLRYYDDLEAGIDAYTNPAPKQR
- a CDS encoding capsule biosynthesis protein, whose translation is MLKKSQKKLKMITQNVAKLFFAAWVIYALYLVLLAAPRYESQSQLIIKTSDGGNSFDPTSMLMSTVTDAPLSTDSILVESFILSRDMFDYLVEEHSLIEQYNSDEADFFSKLALGSTKEDMFQYYLDHIDVSVDSESAVITLKTQAFNREYAHTLNRAIIEHAEKFINQINNDLAKSKLTFAKNEHDVVEEKLQNAKQELLSFQSQYNVLDPTAEGAASQQIAFSLEATLAQKQAELRTLSGMMSELAPEMKNLKRQISALQDAVSQQKSDLNKAAVDENSDISMTELMAQYSNLQIQLQLAIQAYSSSLMTLESTRVKAYEKIQHLVTIENPTQPDANQYPKVVYNLTLFGVILFLIYGIGRIVVATIREL
- a CDS encoding peptide MFS transporter — encoded protein: MTTKSTNDTRFFGHPGGLQTLFFTEMWERMSYYGMRALLVLFMTASLQEEGLAFTVASATAIYGLYTGAVYFMGLPGGWIADRLIGSQRAVWYGGIIIMCGHIVLAIPSHSTFFIGLILVVLGTGLLKPNISAMVGGLYSDNDARRDGGFTIYYMGINLGSLIGYGVCGWLAPNMGYHWAFGAAAVGMAIGLVQYKVTQNRLAGNGDEPATALTPKVHKAGWTGIGVFLAVLVGVTAATTMGVLVIDPVELAKYVAVAFTVIFLVYFGGIFFFGNLNEAEKKRMGALFLICVASACFWAGFEQAGSSLNLFGRDYTDRMIGAFSIPPAWFQSANSIFIIILSPFFAALWVNLGKRMLDPSYGAKCAVGLIIMATGFIVMFFAAQLAASGLKVAPYWLIMTYFLHTVGELCLSPVALSAVSKLSPKRFAGQMMGVFVLTYSIGNVIAGLLAGNFNPDRLDTMPDLYMQISLFSIAIGIVVLLLSLKTRHWEALADKRHEDEPHPVSQQG
- a CDS encoding DUF6170 family protein, which translates into the protein MKLYFFTKNIPGLSKMSLKQRMTLLEDAGKRMSVPEKTLLNVLKLLVIVPVFVFILRTATDWTSLVWAFLVFLLYPIVVKPLQYSLSAKYIKLPDNTSSPKE